Proteins encoded together in one Porites lutea chromosome 2, jaPorLute2.1, whole genome shotgun sequence window:
- the LOC140926906 gene encoding type I iodothyronine deiodinase-like, with product MFLQLLQVFQTFAAYSLLFFVFSIGALLKPRPLFRDVIVRAFDAVTRTKLPVASYWESLFSDQMFQNVWHSVELDLYKKIKEGCKAPDTPVVSLSAKHCFSLLKMAKPGRPLVLNFGSCTCPIFMSQLDAFQKMVNDFSQVADFCVVYIEEAHPSDGWALEDNCEIRTHRTQNERCLAARVLARKLPGCPVVVDTMLDAANIAYGALPIRFHVIEDGRVAYEGGPGPMGYDMMGVRQWLEKNYVTVSP from the exons ATGTTCCTGCAATTACTTCAGGTTTTCCAAACCTTCGCAGCTTACAGCTTGCTGTTTTTCGTATTTTCAATTGGAGCGTTACTCAAACCAAGGCCACTTTTTCGAGATGTCATTGTCCGAGCTTTCGATGCCGTCACCAGGACAAAGTTGCCTGTGGCCTCTTACTGGGAATCCCTCTTCAGCGATCAGATGTTCCAAAACGTATGGCACAGCGTGGAGTTGGACCTGTACAAGAAGATCAAGGAAGGCTGTAAAGCACCTGACACACCTGTCGTTTCCTTGTCTGCAAAACACTGTTTTTCCCTGTTGAAGATGGCAAAACCTGGACGTCCTCTCGTTCTGAACTTTGGAAGCTGCACCTGCCCAATATTCATGAGCCAGTTAGATGCATTTCAGAAGATGGTCAACGACTTCAGCCAAGTTGCTGACTTTTGTGTTGTTTATATTGAGGAGGCGCATCCCTCTGACGGATGGGCACTAGAG GACAATTGCGAAATCCGAACACACAGAACACAGAACGAAAGATGCCTCGCCGCCCGAGTATTGGCGCGAAAACTTCCCGGATGTCCAGTAGTGGTGGACACAATGCTTGACGCAGCCAACATTGCCTACGGTGCCCTTCCCATCCGCTTCCATGTAATTGAGGACGGAAGAGTTGCTTATGAAGGTGGGCCTGGTCCTATGGGCTATGACATGATGGGCGTGAGGCAGTGGCTTGAAAAGAACTATGTTACCGTGTCACCGTAG
- the LOC140928432 gene encoding thyroxine 5-deiodinase-like — protein sequence MLHEFQILQRLFIYSFLAAIFTLGWLLKVLPFFKSVISIAMCKMTPDTSLPTDVYWDSLFTWKMFQNVYHCLLADINKRVKPNGKAYNSPVVSIHGNRYHRLLDFAKGSRPLVLNFGSSTCPVFMEMLKRYRQLKDQFSDIADFAVVYIEEAHPVDGWAFKGTNEIPMHRTQEERCRAAKKMAKSVDLSGFYVAVDTMLNCANIAYGAVPIRLYVVQNKTVAYAGGAGPMKYKMREVMLWLQDYRVNTMLSQSP from the exons ATGCTCCACGAGTTTCAGATTCTACAGCGTCTCTTCATCTACTCATTTTTGGCTGCGATTTTCACGCTGGGCTGGCTTCTCAAAGTTCTCCCATTTTTTAAATCAGTAATCAGCATAGCGATGTGCAAAATGACTCCCGATACTTCCTTGCCGACCGACGTTTACTGGGATTCACTGTTTACCTGGAAAATGTTTCAGAACGTGTACCACTGCCTACTGGCTGACATCAACAAAAGGGTAAAACCAAACGGCAAGGCCTACAATTCACCGGTGGTGTCCATACATGGAAACCGCTACCACAGACTTTTGGACTTTGCCAAGGGAAGTCGGCCGTTGGTCCTGAACTTTGGGAGCTCCACGTGTCCCGTATTTATGGAAATGCTGAAGAGATACCGTCAATTAAAAGACCAGTTCTCTGATATCGCCGATTTTGCTGTGGTGTACATCGAAGAAGCACATCCTGTAGATGGATGGGCATTCAAG GGAACCAACGAAATTCCAATGCACCGTACACAGGAGGAAAGATGCAGGGCAGCCAAGAAGATGGCAAAGTCGGTGGACCTTTCTGGATTTTACGTTGCGGTGGATACCATGTTGAATTGCGCAAACATTGCTTATGGCGCTGTTCCTATTCGCCTTTACGTTGTGCAAAATAAAACTGTCGCTTACGCCGGTGGCGCTGGGCCCATGAAATACAAAATGCGCGAGGTGATGTTATGGCTACAGGATTACCGAGTGAATACGATGTTATCGCAAAGTCCTTGA